The Argopecten irradians isolate NY chromosome 6, Ai_NY, whole genome shotgun sequence genome has a window encoding:
- the LOC138325764 gene encoding atrial natriuretic peptide receptor 2-like, with protein sequence MEEVRTEFIFLLTLFFHQTHGWHSFGNTPYHCWPSSASAANPTPITCSGVSIEWLVPPPTDVVENAAFNVTYALSLDSTFYTWAINNGYFGSAGGTGFTDATAAQTWCETTNCPDYTTATEINCCVHHVNVHSCPLDQTSNSLCGPWIPDDGAVFTHSQVLVGSVSVQNWTSYIPGLYQTGINSIIAHFKVADLHVVLEAKTTVNAKSDCGNGACETEDGEDCETCPKDCGTCPLKDWQIALIATAGILILLAAISTILYFQYQKRKLLWDESWILPYEDIKEDAGLRGAFGSMVSMTCGSGQDLTGKSNNMAMSALRKQVFAKTAIVDGRTVAVRNITKKEFSVNDTIRWEVKSVRELDHQNICKFVGGCIDVPNVSIVCEYCPKGSISDVLLNDEIPLNWAFRFSFAADIARGMDYLHSKKIMHGRLKSSNCVVDDRWTVKISDYGLKEYRRQDKIITEDDDDNEADEYYKKMRERVYKAPELFDLNEYESTAPLDVYAYSIILIEIATRNDPYEDEDPFDLPDRWKPPLPDLSREAADDADSACPCPAQYIQLIKDCWDDNPLKRPSFENAKRSLHVMNPNKMSPVDLMMAMMEKYSKHLEAIVADRTQDLMLEKQKTDRLLYSMLPRTVADDLKYGRTINAEQFEACTIYFSDIVGFTSISGGSTPMQVVALLNHLYITFDGIIDKYDVYKVETIGDAYMVVSGIPNRTVFHAREVSNMALDLVAACKVFEIPHRPNDPLKIRVGLHSGPACAGVVGLKMPRYCLFGDTVNTASRMESNGEAYKVHISQFTYQELKKYGGFKFELRGTIPVKGKGDMETWWLLDRDDTYEKLHGSLPSKPHQSEENLIENKDKLSKSQKSIRTSDKRNTSRLGETIAEQNDRITENGLLKNEQNVTPVELPDPTKTRKISNISTSNDSGYNEKADEDPTNVHEIIVQSCDSLRDAVDSGV encoded by the exons ATGGAAGAAGTGAGGACAGAGTTCATCTTTCTTCTCACT CTCTTCTTCCATCAGACACATGGTTGGCACAGTTTTGGGAATACGCCTTATCATTGCTGGCCGTCATCAGCATCAGCTGCGAACCCCACCCCCATTACATGTTCAG GAGTATCGATAGAATGGCTCGTCCCTCCCCCTACAGACGTGGTAGAAAACGCCGCCTTCAATGTCACATACGCATTGAGCCTAGATTCCACTTTTTATACGTGGGCTATCAACAACGGATATTTCGGTAGTGCTGGAGGAACAGGATTCAC AGATGCCACAGCAGCACAGACATGGTGTGAGACTACCAACTGCCCCGACTACACAACCGCAACAGAAATCAACTGTTGTGTCCACCATGTCAACGTCCATTCCTGTCCTCTGGACCAGACCTCCAATTCTTTGTGCGGACCCTGGATTCCAGACGACGGTGCCGTCTTCACTCACTCGCAGGTCCTGGTGGGGTCAGTCTCTGTCCAAAACTGGACAAGCTATATACCAGGTCTATACCAAACGGGTATCAACTCTATCATAGCTCACTTCAAAGTGGCAGATCTACATGTCGTACTCGAGGCTAAAACAACTGTTAATGCGAAATCAG ATTGTGGAAATGGTGCTTGTGAAACTGAGGATGGCGAGGACTGTGAGACTTGTCCAAAGGACTGTGGAACATGTCCTCTTAAAGACTGGCAAATCGCTCTGATCGCCACCGCTGGTATCCTTATCCTGTTGGCCGCTATCAGTACGATTTTA TATTTCCAGTATCAAAAAAGGAAGCTACTTTGGGATGAGAGCTGGATATTACCATACGAGGATATCAAAGAAG ATGCAGGACTACGAGGGGCATTTGGAAGTATGGTCAGTATGACCTGCGGAAGTGGACAAGATCTGACGGGAAAGTCCAACAACATGGCGATGTCTGCACTGAGGAAACAAGTGTTTGCCAAGACTGCTATAGT AGATGGACGAACTGTTGCAGTACGAAATATAACTAAAAAGGAATTCTCAGTTAACGACACTATCCGATGGGAAGTGAAATCTGTGAG GGAACTAGACCATCAAAACATTTGTAAGTTTGTTGGCGGTTGTATAGATGTACCAAACGTGTCCATCGTCTGTGAGTATTGTCCTAAAGGCAGTATCAGTGACGTACTGCTCAATGATGAAATACCTCTCAACTGGGCCTTCAG attttctttCGCCGCTGATATTGCTAGAGGAATGGATTATCTGCATTCTAAAAAGATAATGCACGGCCGGTTGAAAAGCAGTAATTGTGTTGTAGACGACAGGTGGACTGTTAAAATATCAG ATTATGGATTAAAAGAGTACAGACGACAAGATAAGATCATTACAGAGGACGATGACGACAACGAGGCCGATGAATACTATAAAAAGATGAGAGAACGTGTATATAAGGCACCAGAGTTGTTCGACCTGAATGAATATGAATCGACCGCACCTTTAGATGTTTATGCATATTCAATCATACTTATAGAGATAGCAACTAGGAATGATCCGTACGAG GATGAAGATCCATTTGACCTACCCGACCGATGGAAACCTCCATTACCTGACTTGTCTCGTGAGGCGGCAGATGATGCAGATAGTGCCTGTCCGTGTCCGGCGCAATACATTCAA CTTATTAAAGATTGTTGGGACGATAACCCACTAAAGCGACCTTCGTTTGAGAATGCAAAAAGATCCCTGCATGTCATGAACCCCAACAAGATGAGTCCGGTAGATCTAATGATGGCGATG ATGGAAAAATATTCTAAGCATTTGGAGGCCATAGTTGCTGATCGCACACAGGATCTTATGTTAGAGAAACAGAAAACTGACCGCCTGTTGTACA GTATGCTGCCTAGGACGGTTGCAGACGACTTGAAGTACGGCCGGACGATAAATGCTGAACAGTTCGAGGCGTGCACTATCTACTTCAGTGACATTGTTGGCTTCACCAGTATATCGGGAGGTAGTACTCCCATGCAGGTTGTGGCCCTGCTCAACCACCTCTACATCACATTTGACGGCATCATCGACAAGTACGACGTCTACAAAGTGGAAACGATCGGAGATGCAT ATATGGTTGTATCTGGAATCCCAAATCGTACTGTCTTCCATGCGCGGGAAGTAAGCAATATGGCCCTGGACCTAGTCGCCGCATGCAAAGTGTTTGAGATTCCTCATCGTCCGAATGATCCACTCAAAATCCGGGTTGGATTACACTCTG GTCCTGCCTGTGCCGGGGTTGTTGGATTAAAAATGCCTAGATACTGCTTATTTGGGGACACTGTCAATACAGCTAGCAGGATGGAGTCCAATGGCGAAG CATACAAGGTGCATATCAGCCAGTTCACATATCAGGAACTAAAGAAATATGGCGGCTTTAAGTTTGAGCTTCGAGGTACCATTCCTGTTAAG gGGAAAGGTGATATGGAGACCTGGTGGTTACTAGACAGGGACGATACTTACGAAAAACTACATGGATCTCTCCCATCCAAACCACACCAGTCAGAAGAAAATTTAATagaaaacaaagacaaattatCGAAAAGCCAGAaaagtattaggacatcagacAAGAGAAATACGTCACGCTTAGGCGAAACGATTGCTGAGCAAAATGACAGGATCACCGAAAACGGGTTGCTTAAAAATGAACAGAATGTTACGCCAGTGGAATTACCAG ATCCAACAAAAACACGAAAAATCAGCAACATCAGTACTTCAAATGACTCTGGATACAACGAAAAAGCCGACGAGGATCCCACAAATGTTCATGAAATTATTGTACAGAGTTGTGACTCCCTTAGAG ACGCTGTGGATTCAGGAGTTTGA